A single Rubrivivax gelatinosus IL144 DNA region contains:
- a CDS encoding MBG domain-containing protein → MNHGPGALNRIYRLVWNDSTGACVAVAEGTRSRGKRSSGVAGFVLGAGLVLGTGAAWAGPPAAGALPQGGQLVSGQATTRQQGSRLDISQTSQRAAINWLSFDVGSQAQVQIQQPNAQSVLLNRVTGADPSAIYGRLDANGQVLLVNPNGIVFGRGSRVDVGGLVASTLDIADADFAAGRLKFSRGTATGSVVNQGTINAANGGYVALLAPEVLNEGVVSARLGTVALAAGDAVTLDVAGSELLGVKVDPATVAALVENRQLVQAEGGRVILSVGAAQRLREQAVAGSAGADALVDDGGTLRLVTAGGRIDAGTGRVQIEGSRVEVDGQVAAAGGRIDVQADYLGQGGVLDASAASGRGGRITVDAGSVVQTASAALKADGSSGGDIRLGADDRVYSSATFSALGRAGRGGDVAVTADSVQLRAATLDSSGRDGGGRVRVGGGFQGGDADLANARELGVNGTTVLRADATRSGDGGQVVLWSDERTTFGGRLSARGGGSGGNGGSAEVSGKQDLVFGGNADLAAPKGRAGRLLLDPRNILVDNASAALATLEMSDPTPGNTNGFGSTVSVLGNGNVVVTAPNASTGATTATGATYLFNSQTGALLANLRGASAGDKIGSGGVRVLSSGHYLVLSPDYGTTAASKTVTSYDTQDTAGSALSPSASRSYALVDNTTASAGAITWQNKVGSGSATVSSGNSLVGSTANVDSLTRYTYSGLTVNNAGAVTVTANDRVGGADVLDNNGNVVRPGTTITELTDGNLAIGVPTWFNGRGAVVWMDASNGHLATGAAGGVISSGTAFVGSTPNRTLAPLEAAVSDSSKKLYVLGQRTPNNPLYNPIDLDRFGTASLPQQYTDGGVNRRTTPPGAAGDLVGQIVVPLPGGAYVIDSPLWTNGSASYAGAVTWAASGGAVGTIGSGNSLVGSSSYDFVGSGGVKTVGGSGQNYVVVSPFWSGNGNAAAGRYLENSPNGAVTWVDGSNGQPFSAGSTGAAVGSSNSLIGAAGDGVGAYSLGNGLPYTSYEYNSSSGSNSSTSSTRKQGALTGGVLQLRNGNYLVDATTWSGSAGAVSFGDGGTGLAGLVSASNSLVGSTASDQVGQFVVELAGSNYVVVSPDWDNGGAANAGAVTWGSGTSGRTGAVGGGNSLVGSGAYDAVGSGGVQPVGAQGANGLRSNYIVLSPKWGNRGGNAQSTVAYGAVTWVDGSNGQPFAAGSTGAALSSSNSLVGDHAGDYVGSVHYGDSRSGSYNNNANGTYYTSLGGWDAMLTASVSVLSDGNYVVRSPNWDSGKGAATLGAGGTGLAGAISASNSLVGAVSDVTSVSTTNQTRGGVSWTDVTTYLTTTGDHVGLLGGALDGGSYLVISPFWGSGKGAVTWLGSGNSTGTVGSGNSLVGNTADTFNNANHTAITAVGDRLGTLATSAWATPTVSSGTVSGQAASTTTTRPVGPYVATVGSSTYGSNYSVIQPQSLTVAPDGYGGVYTGFVLNVTPIYQQLSNGNVLVASPNWNNTGAAQAGAVTWINGSNGQLVGGASGGVLSASNSLVGSHAGDYIGFRLPIDGVTELSNGNFVLSNSQWYSERGAVTWGSGTAGVAGTISASNSLVGSTPSASVQEPTSYQKLPGMSDSSDYINRYIEGKGFNYDWPDRVTTMDGDRVGYGGVKALADGSAVVASPFWGSAAAWDQYSAPASKGAVTWINGSNGHLKDGSTGAAVDATNSLVGAVAGDAVGYSAFIDPSSAQHFAFGGVTVLGGGRYAVASPWWSNGSASGAGAVTFGDVGGVAGTVSASNSLVGTTAGDQVGIATSLYDPNTYISSVVSGVTAVTANGQTNYVVRSGHWTNTADRSGGGAGAGAVTWVDGTTGRAYGESSVGAGVSSRNSLVGNAAGDGVGANFVALTHNGSATGDLMFFSALDYCGIDGYGAVTLLSGAQGAAGEIGWRNSVLGLAQSSLGQNTSTVASGTLSSDIRVAMLPTAVTSAERVAYRPLIWATPNGTSGKNSSQLYAATLVDESASGGAIVDPIHNAGGANWDGSRFAPDGSAYTASGGSTSTGLLGFSANASTDIVITPTTITNMLNAGTGVTLQANNDIRIARDITSSAGGTGGSLTLEAGRSVYLDASITTDNGNLSLIANQGVAQGVVDSACSSCVSEIVQRAGTTLDAGTGQVAITLKKSTDKTSNAAGDIVLANVRGADITVTNAGLNASSQGRGVRFQSGAVVGNAGTQSLIFRVGGHTAQGGGLLLAGDTQLVGASGASLQVAAADPTLTASLGASNNGFGILSTEIGAVIHQSNGFTNLMFGRTDQSGATTIGALDFTQASMRRGAATLDADVSLLGGSGGVTLAGTLASGEAAGRRLALQANGGTLALGNNTVTASTGVLELASGTGGSITQGASGTVSASQLLFSGTGSATLTGSGNAVGTVAGQIGTATLKNAVSSLTVGSVDGVDGLAFTSGGTLQAAGASSDVVLDQTLSTGSGTLVVAAGRNFVNNLATDTGLSVGSGRYLVYSSSPSGSTEGMTGYAKHYAESYSGSAPGYAASGNWFLYSTAPTLTVSVGAGSSITYGDAGAAPGVNITGFIDGDTQGSATTGSLNFTSSGYAPSSAGFMPAGTYTVNLIGQGTFASSLGYQITVNTGSSSFVVNPKAINVAGLTAGSKVYDGTTTAQVNGAASISGGGSVDNDGKALNGDDVFISGTAAGAFADRHAGTGKSVTLSGLTLGGADAGNYTISTNSVTADITAKTLTVSGLGVASSKVYDGSLSATVVGSGSLLSAQAPGSGSSSDGKPYSGDTIALTGTATGSYNAASVAGANTVSFGGLTLSGAQAGDYVLSLGSQAATITPKALNVTGLTAQNKVYDATTTATFGGTAALSGVVGSDAVSLTGTLAASFGTADAGTNKSITTSGLTLTGVAAGNYSLTALTAQADITPRTLNVSALDRSKTYGGADPTLGFSVGGLGLVGGDSAADVFSGLLNTVTGASATAGTHAITQGTLAVADGNYQLGTFSAGTLTVAKAQLDVTAADRSKVYGAADPTLAYTVDAGDLKYSDTAAVVSGVSLATVTGATATAGTHAIAASGGTAANYDIVLHDGTLTVAKAQLAVSANDASKVYGAADPALGYTVDTSGLKYSDTAAVVSGVSLTTATGAAATAGTHAIAAGGGSASNYELQYVGGTLTVSKAQLDVTAADRSKVYGAAEPTLGFAVDASDLKYADTAAVVSGVSLSTATGAAATAGTHVIAASGGAAANYDIVLHDGTLTVAKAQLDVTAADRSKVYGAADPTLAYTVDAGDLKYSDTAAVVSGVSLATATGAAATAGTHAIAASGGTAANYDIVLHDGTLTVTKAQLAVSANDASKVYGAADPTLGYTVDTNGLKYSDTAAVVSGVSLSTATGAAATAGTHAIAAGGGSAANYELQYVGGTLTVSKAQLDVTAADRSKVYGAADPTLGFAVDASDLKYADTAAVVSGVSLTTATGAAATAGTHVIAASGGSAANYELVLHDGTLTVAKAQLTVNADDKSKIAGERDPALSYHVDTRQLFYADTEAVVSGVQLNAPGGSGLAPGQYAIVASGGTADNYALQYVDGTLTVKPSSNVNSEKLANQITPETGAGAAPVVTVPPAGGAPAPAIGQPGSMVVVGGGVSGGSDAGAMAGTTGGQTGGTSGATSGGTTGGATGGATGGTTGAAADGATGATGSPSSSGSTGSTGSTGSTGTSDSSTGATGGTPAAGSPSSLVVVEPQSQVTLSAAGGFRFDTSTSFDKPADTRLSYSARLADGSPLPAWMSLDTATGVLSGVPPAGAPATLNVVVTAQTEAGASASTVVRVDAGR, encoded by the coding sequence CGCGTGATCCTCAGCGTCGGCGCCGCGCAGCGCCTGCGCGAACAGGCGGTGGCCGGCAGCGCCGGCGCCGACGCGCTGGTCGACGACGGCGGCACGCTGCGTCTGGTGACGGCCGGCGGCCGCATCGATGCCGGCACCGGCCGCGTGCAGATCGAAGGCTCGAGGGTCGAGGTCGACGGCCAGGTGGCCGCCGCCGGCGGCCGCATCGACGTCCAGGCCGACTATCTGGGCCAGGGCGGCGTGCTCGACGCCAGCGCCGCCAGCGGCCGCGGCGGCCGCATCACGGTCGACGCCGGCAGCGTCGTGCAGACCGCCTCGGCGGCGCTGAAGGCCGACGGCAGCAGCGGCGGCGACATCCGCCTCGGCGCCGACGACCGCGTCTACAGCTCGGCCACGTTCAGCGCGCTGGGCCGCGCCGGCCGCGGCGGCGACGTCGCGGTGACGGCCGACAGCGTGCAGCTGCGCGCCGCGACGCTGGACTCCAGCGGCCGCGACGGCGGCGGCCGCGTGCGTGTGGGCGGCGGCTTCCAGGGCGGCGACGCCGACCTGGCGAATGCCCGCGAGCTGGGCGTCAACGGCACGACCGTGCTGCGTGCCGACGCCACACGCAGCGGCGACGGCGGCCAGGTCGTGCTCTGGTCCGACGAACGCACCACCTTCGGCGGGCGGCTGAGCGCCCGCGGCGGCGGCTCGGGCGGCAACGGCGGCAGCGCCGAAGTCTCGGGCAAGCAGGACCTCGTCTTCGGCGGCAACGCCGACCTCGCCGCGCCCAAGGGACGTGCCGGCCGGTTGCTGCTGGATCCGCGCAACATCCTGGTGGACAACGCTTCGGCTGCGCTCGCCACCTTGGAGATGAGCGACCCGACGCCCGGCAACACCAACGGGTTCGGCAGCACCGTCAGCGTGCTGGGCAACGGCAACGTCGTCGTCACCGCGCCCAACGCCAGCACCGGCGCGACTACCGCCACCGGTGCCACTTACCTCTTCAACAGCCAGACCGGCGCGCTGCTGGCCAACCTGCGCGGTGCCAGCGCGGGCGACAAGATCGGCAGCGGCGGCGTCCGCGTGCTGAGCAGCGGCCACTATCTGGTGCTGAGCCCCGACTACGGCACGACGGCGGCGTCCAAGACCGTCACCTCCTACGACACGCAGGACACGGCGGGCTCCGCCCTGTCGCCTTCGGCCAGCCGGTCCTATGCGCTGGTGGACAACACGACCGCCTCGGCCGGCGCCATCACCTGGCAGAACAAGGTGGGCAGCGGTTCGGCGACCGTCAGCAGCGGCAACAGCCTGGTCGGCAGCACGGCCAATGTCGACAGCCTGACCCGCTACACGTACAGCGGCCTGACGGTCAACAACGCCGGTGCTGTCACCGTCACGGCCAATGACCGCGTCGGCGGCGCCGACGTTCTGGACAACAACGGCAATGTCGTGCGTCCGGGCACCACCATCACTGAGCTCACCGACGGCAACCTGGCCATCGGCGTGCCGACATGGTTCAACGGCCGCGGCGCCGTGGTCTGGATGGACGCCAGCAACGGCCACCTGGCCACCGGCGCAGCCGGTGGCGTGATCTCGTCCGGCACGGCATTCGTGGGCAGCACGCCCAACCGTACGCTCGCGCCGCTGGAAGCGGCCGTCAGCGACAGCAGCAAGAAGCTCTATGTGCTGGGGCAGCGCACGCCGAACAATCCGCTGTACAACCCGATCGACCTGGACCGCTTCGGTACCGCATCGCTGCCGCAGCAGTACACCGACGGCGGCGTGAACCGGCGCACGACGCCGCCGGGTGCCGCCGGCGACCTGGTGGGCCAGATCGTCGTGCCGCTGCCTGGCGGCGCCTACGTCATCGACTCGCCGCTGTGGACCAATGGCAGTGCGAGCTATGCCGGCGCCGTGACCTGGGCAGCATCGGGCGGCGCCGTCGGCACGATCGGCAGCGGCAACAGCCTGGTCGGCAGCAGCTCCTACGACTTCGTCGGCAGCGGCGGCGTCAAGACGGTGGGCGGCAGCGGCCAGAACTACGTCGTCGTCAGCCCGTTCTGGAGCGGCAACGGCAACGCCGCCGCCGGGCGCTACCTGGAGAACAGCCCCAATGGCGCGGTCACCTGGGTGGACGGCAGCAACGGGCAACCGTTCTCGGCCGGCAGCACCGGTGCGGCCGTCGGCTCGTCCAACAGCCTGATCGGCGCTGCGGGCGACGGCGTCGGCGCCTACTCGCTGGGCAACGGCTTGCCCTACACCAGCTACGAGTACAACAGCAGCTCCGGCAGCAACTCGTCGACGAGTTCCACCCGCAAGCAGGGCGCCCTCACCGGCGGCGTGCTCCAGTTGCGTAACGGCAATTACCTCGTCGACGCCACCACCTGGAGCGGCAGCGCGGGGGCCGTCAGCTTCGGCGACGGCGGCACGGGCCTCGCGGGCCTCGTTTCGGCGTCCAACAGCCTGGTGGGGTCCACGGCTTCCGACCAGGTCGGCCAGTTCGTCGTCGAGCTCGCCGGCAGCAACTACGTGGTGGTCTCGCCCGACTGGGACAACGGTGGCGCGGCCAATGCCGGCGCGGTGACCTGGGGCAGCGGCACGTCCGGACGTACCGGCGCGGTCGGCGGCGGCAACAGCCTCGTGGGCTCGGGTGCCTACGACGCGGTCGGCTCCGGCGGTGTGCAGCCCGTGGGCGCGCAGGGCGCCAACGGGCTGCGCAGCAACTACATCGTGCTCAGCCCGAAATGGGGCAACCGGGGCGGCAATGCGCAGAGCACCGTGGCCTATGGCGCGGTGACCTGGGTGGACGGCAGCAATGGCCAGCCCTTCGCTGCGGGCAGCACCGGCGCGGCGCTGTCCTCGTCCAACAGCCTCGTCGGCGACCATGCCGGCGACTATGTCGGCAGCGTGCACTACGGCGACTCGCGCAGCGGCAGTTACAACAACAATGCCAACGGCACCTATTACACCTCGCTCGGTGGCTGGGACGCGATGCTGACGGCGTCGGTCAGCGTGCTGTCGGACGGCAACTATGTCGTCCGCAGCCCGAACTGGGACAGCGGCAAGGGTGCGGCCACGCTGGGCGCTGGAGGCACCGGCCTGGCCGGTGCCATCAGTGCCAGCAACAGCCTGGTGGGCGCCGTGTCGGACGTGACCAGCGTCTCCACGACCAACCAGACACGCGGCGGCGTCAGCTGGACCGACGTCACCACCTACCTGACGACCACCGGCGACCACGTCGGCCTGCTGGGCGGGGCGCTGGATGGCGGCAGCTATCTGGTCATCAGCCCGTTCTGGGGTTCGGGCAAGGGAGCCGTCACCTGGCTGGGCAGCGGCAACAGCACCGGCACGGTGGGCAGCGGCAACAGCCTGGTCGGCAACACGGCCGACACCTTCAACAACGCCAACCACACCGCGATCACCGCGGTGGGTGACCGCCTCGGCACGCTGGCCACCTCGGCCTGGGCGACGCCGACGGTGTCCTCCGGCACGGTCAGCGGCCAGGCGGCCAGCACCACCACGACCCGCCCCGTGGGGCCGTACGTCGCCACGGTCGGCAGCTCCACGTATGGCAGCAACTATTCGGTGATCCAGCCGCAGTCGCTGACGGTCGCGCCTGACGGCTACGGCGGCGTCTACACGGGCTTCGTGCTCAACGTGACGCCGATCTACCAGCAGCTGTCCAACGGCAACGTGCTGGTGGCCAGCCCGAACTGGAACAACACCGGCGCCGCCCAGGCCGGTGCGGTGACCTGGATCAACGGCAGCAACGGCCAGCTGGTCGGCGGTGCCAGCGGCGGCGTGCTCTCGGCCAGCAACAGCCTGGTGGGCAGCCACGCGGGCGACTACATCGGCTTCCGTCTGCCCATCGACGGCGTGACCGAACTGAGCAACGGCAACTTCGTGCTGTCCAACTCGCAGTGGTACAGCGAGCGTGGCGCAGTCACCTGGGGCAGCGGCACGGCCGGCGTGGCCGGCACCATCTCGGCCAGCAACAGCCTGGTCGGCTCGACGCCCTCCGCCAGCGTGCAGGAGCCGACGAGCTACCAGAAGCTGCCGGGCATGAGCGACTCCAGCGACTACATCAACCGCTACATCGAGGGCAAGGGCTTCAACTACGACTGGCCCGACCGCGTCACGACGATGGACGGCGACCGCGTGGGCTACGGTGGCGTCAAGGCGCTGGCCGACGGCAGTGCCGTCGTCGCGTCGCCGTTCTGGGGCTCCGCGGCGGCCTGGGACCAGTACTCCGCTCCCGCGTCCAAGGGAGCGGTGACCTGGATCAACGGCAGCAACGGCCACCTCAAGGACGGCAGCACGGGCGCGGCCGTCGATGCGACGAACTCGCTGGTGGGCGCCGTTGCAGGCGATGCCGTCGGCTACTCGGCGTTCATCGATCCCAGTTCGGCGCAGCATTTCGCCTTCGGCGGCGTCACGGTGCTGGGCGGTGGCCGTTATGCCGTCGCCAGCCCGTGGTGGTCGAACGGCTCGGCCAGCGGCGCGGGGGCCGTGACCTTTGGCGACGTGGGGGGCGTGGCCGGCACCGTCTCGGCCAGCAACAGCCTCGTCGGCACCACGGCCGGTGACCAAGTCGGCATCGCCACGTCGCTGTACGACCCGAACACCTACATCAGCTCGGTGGTCAGCGGCGTCACGGCCGTAACCGCCAACGGCCAGACGAACTACGTGGTGCGCTCGGGCCATTGGACGAACACGGCCGACCGCAGCGGCGGCGGTGCCGGCGCCGGGGCCGTGACCTGGGTCGATGGCACGACGGGCCGGGCCTACGGCGAGTCGTCCGTCGGTGCCGGCGTCAGCTCGCGCAACAGCCTGGTGGGCAACGCCGCCGGCGACGGCGTCGGCGCCAACTTCGTGGCGCTGACCCACAACGGCAGCGCCACCGGCGACCTGATGTTCTTCAGCGCGCTGGACTACTGCGGCATCGACGGCTACGGCGCCGTCACGCTGCTGTCCGGCGCCCAGGGCGCGGCCGGCGAGATCGGCTGGCGCAACAGCGTGCTCGGCCTGGCGCAGTCCAGCCTGGGCCAGAACACCTCCACGGTCGCCTCGGGCACGCTGTCCAGCGACATCCGGGTGGCGATGCTGCCGACGGCCGTCACCAGTGCCGAGCGCGTGGCCTACCGGCCGCTGATCTGGGCCACCCCCAACGGCACGAGCGGCAAGAACAGCAGCCAGCTGTACGCCGCGACGCTGGTCGACGAGAGCGCCTCCGGCGGCGCCATCGTGGACCCCATCCACAACGCGGGCGGCGCCAACTGGGACGGCAGCCGCTTCGCGCCCGACGGCAGCGCCTACACCGCCAGCGGCGGCAGCACCTCGACGGGACTGCTGGGCTTCTCGGCCAACGCGTCGACCGACATCGTCATCACGCCGACGACGATCACGAACATGCTCAACGCCGGCACCGGCGTGACCCTGCAGGCCAACAACGACATCCGCATCGCCCGCGACATCACCAGCTCGGCCGGCGGCACCGGAGGCAGCCTCACGCTGGAAGCCGGGCGCAGCGTCTATCTCGACGCCAGCATCACGACCGACAACGGCAACCTCAGCCTCATCGCCAACCAGGGCGTGGCCCAGGGCGTGGTGGACTCGGCCTGCAGCAGCTGCGTGAGCGAGATCGTGCAGCGCGCCGGGACCACGCTGGATGCCGGCACCGGCCAGGTCGCCATCACGCTGAAGAAGTCCACCGACAAGACCAGCAACGCGGCAGGCGACATCGTGCTGGCCAACGTGCGCGGCGCGGACATCACCGTCACCAACGCCGGCCTCAATGCGAGCAGCCAAGGGCGCGGCGTGCGCTTCCAGAGCGGCGCGGTGGTCGGCAACGCCGGCACGCAGTCGCTGATCTTCCGCGTCGGCGGCCACACCGCTCAGGGGGGCGGCCTGCTGCTGGCGGGCGACACCCAGCTCGTCGGCGCCAGCGGCGCCAGCTTGCAGGTCGCGGCCGCGGATCCGACGCTGACGGCGTCGCTCGGCGCTTCCAACAACGGCTTCGGCATCCTGTCCACCGAGATCGGGGCCGTGATCCATCAGTCCAACGGGTTTACCAACCTGATGTTCGGCCGTACCGACCAGAGCGGCGCCACGACCATCGGCGCGCTGGACTTCACTCAGGCCAGCATGCGGCGTGGCGCCGCCACGCTGGACGCCGATGTCAGCCTGCTGGGCGGATCGGGCGGCGTGACGCTGGCCGGCACCCTCGCCTCCGGCGAAGCCGCCGGCCGGCGCCTGGCGCTGCAGGCCAACGGCGGTACGCTGGCGCTGGGCAACAACACCGTCACGGCCAGCACCGGTGTGCTGGAACTGGCCAGCGGCACCGGCGGCAGCATCACCCAGGGTGCCTCGGGCACTGTCAGTGCCAGCCAGCTACTGTTCAGCGGCACGGGCTCGGCCACGCTGACCGGCAGCGGCAATGCCGTGGGCACGGTGGCCGGCCAGATCGGCACGGCGACGCTGAAGAACGCCGTCAGCAGCCTGACGGTCGGCAGCGTGGACGGCGTCGATGGCCTGGCCTTCACCAGCGGCGGAACGCTGCAGGCCGCGGGCGCCAGCAGCGACGTCGTGCTCGACCAGACGCTCAGCACCGGTTCGGGCACCCTGGTCGTCGCCGCGGGGCGCAACTTCGTCAACAACCTCGCCACCGACACCGGGCTGAGCGTGGGCAGCGGGCGCTACCTGGTCTATTCCAGCAGCCCCTCGGGTTCGACCGAGGGCATGACCGGCTACGCCAAGCACTACGCCGAGAGCTACAGCGGCAGCGCGCCGGGCTACGCGGCCAGTGGCAACTGGTTCCTCTACAGCACGGCGCCCACGCTGACCGTCTCGGTCGGCGCCGGCTCGAGCATCACCTACGGCGACGCCGGCGCGGCGCCGGGCGTGAACATCACCGGTTTCATCGACGGCGACACCCAGGGCTCGGCCACCACCGGCAGCCTGAACTTCACCAGCAGCGGCTACGCGCCTTCGAGCGCCGGCTTCATGCCGGCCGGCACCTACACGGTCAACCTGATCGGCCAGGGGACCTTTGCCAGCTCGCTGGGCTACCAGATCACCGTCAACACCGGCAGCAGCAGCTTCGTCGTCAACCCCAAGGCCATCAACGTGGCCGGTCTGACCGCGGGCAGCAAGGTCTATGACGGCACGACCACCGCCCAGGTCAACGGCGCGGCCTCGATCAGCGGCGGCGGCAGCGTCGACAACGACGGCAAGGCCTTGAACGGCGACGACGTCTTCATCTCCGGCACCGCTGCCGGCGCCTTCGCCGACCGCCACGCCGGAACCGGCAAGTCGGTCACGCTCTCCGGCCTGACGCTGGGCGGCGCCGACGCCGGCAACTACACGATCAGCACGAACTCGGTGACGGCCGACATCACGGCCAAGACGCTGACCGTCAGCGGCCTCGGCGTGGCGTCGAGCAAGGTCTACGACGGTTCGCTCTCGGCCACCGTCGTCGGCAGCGGCAGCCTGCTGTCCGCCCAGGCGCCCGGCAGCGGCAGCAGCAGCGACGGCAAGCCCTACAGCGGCGACACGATCGCGCTCACCGGCACGGCCACCGGCAGCTACAACGCCGCCAGCGTCGCCGGCGCCAACACCGTCAGCTTCGGCGGCCTGACGCTGAGCGGCGCGCAGGCGGGCGACTACGTGCTGTCGCTGGGCAGCCAGGCGGCGACGATCACGCCCAAGGCGCTGAACGTCACCGGCCTGACGGCGCAGAACAAGGTCTACGACGCGACGACGACCGCCACGTTCGGCGGCACGGCGGCGCTGTCGGGCGTCGTCGGCAGCGACGCGGTGTCGCTCACCGGCACGCTGGCGGCCAGCTTCGGCACGGCCGACGCGGGCACGAACAAGAGCATCACGACGAGCGGCCTCACGCTCACCGGCGTGGCGGCCGGCAACTACTCGCTGACGGCGCTGACGGCGCAGGCCGACATCACGCCGCGCACGCTGAACGTCAGCGCGCTCGACCGTTCCAAGACCTACGGCGGTGCCGACCCGACGCTGGGCTTCAGCGTCGGCGGCCTGGGCCTGGTCGGCGGCGACAGCGCGGCCGACGTCTTCTCCGGTCTGCTGAACACCGTCACTGGCGCCTCGGCGACCGCGGGTACGCATGCGATCACCCAGGGCACGCTGGCGGTGGCCGATGGCAACTACCAGCTCGGCACGTTCAGCGCCGGCACGCTGACGGTGGCCAAGGCGCAGCTGGACGTGACGGCGGCCGACCGCAGCAAGGTCTACGGCGCGGCCGACCCGACGCTGGCCTACACGGTCGACGCCGGCGACCTGAAGTACAGCGACACCGCGGCGGTGGTCAGCGGCGTCTCGCTGGCGACGGTCACCGGCGCGACCGCGACGGCGGGCACGCACGCCATCGCGGCCAGCGGCGGCACGGCGGCCAACTACGACATCGTGCTGCACGACGGCACGCTGACGGTGGCCAAGGCGCAGCTGGCGGTGAGCGCCAACGACGCGAGCAAGGTCTACGGCGCGGCCGACCCGGCGCTGGGCTACACGGTGGACACCAGCGGCCTGAAGTACAGCGACACCGCGGCGGTGGTCAGCGGCGTTTCGCTGACGACGGCCACCGGCGCCGCGGCGACGGCGGGCACGCACGCCATCGCCGCCGGCGGCGGCAGCGCGTCCAACTACGAGCTGCAGTACGTCGGCGGCACGCTGACGGTGAGCAAGGCGCAGCTGGACGTGACGGCGGCCGACCGCAGCAAGGTCTACGGCGCGGCCGAGCCGACACTGGGCTTCGCGGTCGATGCGAGCGACCTGAAGTACGCCGACACGGCCGCGGTGGTCAGCGGCGTCTCGCTGAGCACGGCCACCGGCGCGGCGGCGACGGCCGGCACGCACGTCATCGCCGCCAGCGGCGGCGCCGCGGCCAACTACGACATCGTGCTGCACGACGGCACGTTGACGGTGGCCAAGGCGCAGCTGGACGTGACGGCCGCCGACCGCAGCAAGGTCTACGGCGCGGCCGACCCGACGCTGGCCTACACGGTCGACGCCGGCGACCTGAAGTACAGCGACACCGCGGCGGTCGTCAGCGGCGTCTCGCTGGCGACGGCGACCGGCGCGGCGGCGACGGCGGGCACGCACGCCATCGCGGCCAGCGGCGGCACGGCGGCCAACTACGACATCGTGCTGCACGACGGCACGCTGACGGTGACCAAGGCGCAGCTGGCGGTCTCCGCCAACGACGCCAGCAAGGTCTACGGCGCGGCCGATCCGACGCTGGGCTACACGGTCGACACCAACGGCCTGAAGTACAGCGACACGGCGGCGGTGGTCAGCGGCGTTTCGCTGAGCACGGCCACCGGCGCCGCGGCGACGGCGGGCACGCACGCCATCGCCGCCGGCGGCGGCAGCGCGGCCAACTACGAGCTGCAGTACGTCGGCGGCACGCTGACGGTGAGCAAGGCGCAGCTGGACGTGACGGCGGCCGACCGCAGCAAGGTCTACGGCGCGGCCGACCCGACACTCGGCTTCGCGGTCGATGCGAGCGACCTGAAGTACGCCGACACGGCCGCGGTCGTCAGCGGTGTCTCGCTGACGACGGCCACCGGCGCGGCGGCGACGGCCGGCACGCACGTCATCGCCGCCAGCGGTGGCAGCGCGGCCAACTATGAGCTGGTGCTGCACGACGGCACGCTGACGGTGGCCAAGGCGCAGCTGACGGTCAACGCCGACGACAAGTCCAAGATCGCCGGCGAGCGCGACCCGGCGCTGAGCTATCACGTCGACACCCGCCAGCTCTTCTACGCCGACACGGAAGCCGTGGTCAGCGGGGTGCAGCTGAACGCGCCGGGCGGCAGCGGGCTCGCGCCGGGGCAGTACGCCATCGTCGCCTCCGGCGGCACTGCGGACAACTACGCCCTGCAGTACGTCGACGGCACGCTGACGGTCAAGCCCTCGTCCAACGTCAACTCCGAGAAGCTGGCCAACCAGATCACGCCCGAGACGGGCGCCGGCGCCGCCCCGGTGGTGACGGTGCCGCCGGCGGGCGGTGCGCCGGCCCCGGCGATCGGACAGCCGGGCTCGATGGTCGTCGTCGGCGGCGGCGTCTCGGGTGGCAGCGATGCCGGCGCCATGGCCGGTACCACCGGCGGGCAGACGGGGGGTACCTCGGGCGCCACGAGCGGTGGGACGACTGGTGGAGCAACTGGTGGAGCAACTGGTGGAACGACCGGTGCTGCGGCCGACGGCGCCACCGGGGCGACCGGGTCGCCGAGTTCCTCGGGCTCCACGGGCTCCACGGGCAGCACGGGCAGCACGGGCACCTCGGATTCGTCCACCGGCGCCACCGGCGGGACGCCGGCCGCCGGGTCCCCGTCCTCGCTGGTCGTCGTCGAGCCGCAGAGCCAGGTGACGCTGTCGGCCGCGGGAGGCTTCCGCTTCGACACCAGCACCAGCTTCGACAAGCCGGCCGACACGCGGCTCAGCTACAGCGCGCGTCTGGCCGACGGGTCGCCGCTGCCGGCGTGGATGTCGCTGGACACCGCCACCGGCGTGCTCAGCGGCGTGCCGCCGGCCGGTGCGCCGGCGACGCTGAACGTCGTCGTCACCGCGCAGACCGAAGCCGGCGCCTCGGCCTCGACCGTCGTGCGGGTGGACGCCGGCCGCTGA